A part of Primulina eburnea isolate SZY01 chromosome 10, ASM2296580v1, whole genome shotgun sequence genomic DNA contains:
- the LOC140842465 gene encoding protein RDM1-like, translating to MKEPSPSNDQVDILFDDSSSFTRVENDSVQSIAVGGPVIELTPEEMQFRLAKGYQEYMKMIPIPVKRGTTIPYTSWMGLGNSIEQIYGQPLHYLTYLHLKQLDKESIGAKDENVPLDMIIHPCKAEASIWIIEEIHRHTSSPHHLAKLWENDPSHHALIDAIFPKL from the exons ATGAAGGAGCCGTCGCCTTCAAATGATCAGGTTGATATTTTATTCGATGATTCTTCTTCATTCACTCGTGTAGAAAATGACAGTGTTCAATCAATTGCTGTTGGTGGACCTGTTATCGAATTAACTCCCGAAG AAATGCAATTCAGACTTGCAAAAGGATACCAAGAGTACATGAAGATGATCCCCATACCAGTTAAGCGTGGCACCACTATTCCTTATACCTCATGGATGGGGTTAGGCAACTCTATCGAGCAGATATATGGGCAGCCTCTGCACTACCTGACTTATCTTCATCTAAAGCAGTTGGACAAAGAGAGTATTGGAGCCAAGGATGAGAATGTTCCCTTGGATATGATTATCCATCCTTGTAAAGCTGAGGCCAGTATCTGGATCATTGAAGAGATTCACCGCCATACTTCTTCTCCGCATCATCTGGCAAAACTGTGGGAAAATGATCCCAGTCATCATGCTCTAATTGATGCCA